Part of the Erwinia amylovora genome is shown below.
CACAGGCCAGTTCGACCTCTAACTGGTGAGCGGAAACCGCCGCCAGCATATCCGACTGCATCAGCAGGCCGCGTACCAGCGCCAGATCGCCGGTTTCCACCACCGGATTGGCCGCCGGGATACCCATCGCCCGGAAGCTGTCATCTAACAAATGACGGGCTGGCGTTGCCGATCGCGGCAAGACCCAACGCGCCTGGCGCAGATCCTGATGACTGACAGCCTTTCCAGCCAGCGGATGGTCGTGCCGCGCCAGCAGTATCATGCGTTCGGAAAACAGCGTTTCCCGCGTGACATCCAGCGCATCCTCATCGCGGCGCAGCGCGCCGAAAATGAAATCGATATCTCCGGCACGCATCTCCGAGGCCAGCAGGGCAAAAGCGCTTTCGCTGGTCACCACCCGCACGCCGGGATAACGCGCGGTAAGCATCACTATCGCCTGCGGCAATATGCGCGTGCGCCCCAGCGGCAGCGCGCCCACCCGCACCGTGCCTTCCAGCACCCCACATCGCGCGGCAATATCTGCCGGGATATGGCGCAGTTCGTTGAGCGCACGCCGGATACCGGCTTCAATCTCGCGCCCGGCAAGTGACGGCATCATGCCGTGCGGCGTCCGCTCTAAAAGCGCCACCCCGGCGCCGTTTTCCAGTACCTTGAGCGCCGCGCTCACCGCTGGCTGACTTAAACCCAGCCGTGCCGCCACCGACTGCATATGCCGGGTCTGGCACAGGGTAATAAATATTTGCAGGCGGCGCACATTGAACAACCACAGTGGCTCAATATCTCCGCGCGGACTGGCGCGCCCCTGTAATTTTGCCAGCTGCAGGGGGATCTGAAGCAGTTCGTCTACTGCCCGGTGAGCGCGTGGCAGCACGCATTTACCGAAGTCTGTCAGCATCATGCCTCCGGCATGACGTTCAAACAGCGGCACCGCTAAAGTGAGTTCCAAATCACGAATCGATCGGGTAATGGCTGACTGAGTGCGAAATAATTCATCTGCCGCCTTAGAGACGCTTCCCTGAGCAACAACCTGCCTGAATGCCCTGATTTGCATCAGGTTTACCAACTCGCCTGCCTGTTCTGACGCCATCCTTTACCGCCCTTTTCCGCCTGAGACCGGACCCGCAATATAAATAAAACGCATACCCGCTGCAATCAAATGAATTATCCCGCCTGCACGCCGGGTGACAGCATGGAAAAAACGCCGAGGAGAATGCCATGACCGAAAATACTGCCAACAAAACCGCGCTGGTGGTCAGCGCCCACTCTGCCGATTTCGTCTGGCGCGCCGGTGGGGCCATCGCGCTGCACCATGCACAAGGTTACCAGGTCCACGTCGTTTGTCTGTCGTTTGGCGAACGAGGAGAATCAGCGAAGCTGTGGCGCAAGGGCGAGATGAGCGAAGAAAAGGTTAAGGCATCACGCCGCGAAGAAGCCCAGGCTGCCGCAGAGATCCTCGGTGCCAGCATTGAGTTCTTTGACCTTGGCGATTATCCCCTGCGCGCCGACAAAGAGACGCTGTTTCGTCTGGCCGACGTCTATCGCCGGGTACAGCCGCACTTTGTGCTGAGCCATTCGTTGCACGATCCCTACAACTACGATCATCCACTGGCGACTCATCTGGCCCAGGAAGCGCGCATTATCGCCCAGGCAGAGGGTTATCGCCCTGGCGAGAAGATTATTGGTGCGCCCCCGCTGTACTGCTTTGAACCCCATCAGCCGGAACAGTGCAACTGGAAGCCGGACGTGCTGCTGGATATCACCCGCGTCTGGGACAAAAAGTATCAGGCGATCCAATGCATGGCCGGCCAGGAACATCTTTGGCAATACTACACCCGCGTGGCGCAGCAGCGCGGCGTGCAGGCTAAACGTAATGTCGGCATCACCAGCCAGCGCGACATCAGTTACGGCGAAGGCTATCAGAGCATCTTCCCGCGGGTAACGGAGGATCTGGCATGAGCATCATCGGTAAAAAAGGCGTGGTGGTGCGCCATATTGTGCGGGCCGCCGGCAAGGATATTGCATCGCTTGGCGCCGCCGGGGTGGCCACCGTTCATGAAGCACAGGAGCGTAAAGGCTTAATGGATGCGGCGATCCGACCAATCCAGCGCGACAACGCCATTGCCGGTAGTGCGGTCACCGTGCTGGTCGCGCCCGGCGATAACTGGATGTTTCATGTCGCCGTTGAGCAGTGCCAGCCGGGAGATATTCTGGTAGTGGCTCCCACTTCTCCCTGCATCGACGGCTTTTTTGGCGATCTGCTGGCTACCTCACTTCAGGCACGCGGCGTCATCGGTTTAGTGGCGGATCTCGGGGTACGTGATACCCGCACCCTGCGCGCAATGGGTTTCGCCGTCTGGTCGCGGGCGGTGTAT
Proteins encoded:
- a CDS encoding 4-carboxy-4-hydroxy-2-oxoadipate aldolase/oxaloacetate decarboxylase produces the protein MSIIGKKGVVVRHIVRAAGKDIASLGAAGVATVHEAQERKGLMDAAIRPIQRDNAIAGSAVTVLVAPGDNWMFHVAVEQCQPGDILVVAPTSPCIDGFFGDLLATSLQARGVIGLVADLGVRDTRTLRAMGFAVWSRAVYAQGTVKETLGSVNVPLVCAGQLVWPGDVIVADDDGVVVVARQQAAAVATSARQRGEREESKRVRLANGELGLDIYQMRARLAEKGLRYVDNLEGWEE
- a CDS encoding LysR family transcriptional regulator, which gives rise to MASEQAGELVNLMQIRAFRQVVAQGSVSKAADELFRTQSAITRSIRDLELTLAVPLFERHAGGMMLTDFGKCVLPRAHRAVDELLQIPLQLAKLQGRASPRGDIEPLWLFNVRRLQIFITLCQTRHMQSVAARLGLSQPAVSAALKVLENGAGVALLERTPHGMMPSLAGREIEAGIRRALNELRHIPADIAARCGVLEGTVRVGALPLGRTRILPQAIVMLTARYPGVRVVTSESAFALLASEMRAGDIDFIFGALRRDEDALDVTRETLFSERMILLARHDHPLAGKAVSHQDLRQARWVLPRSATPARHLLDDSFRAMGIPAANPVVETGDLALVRGLLMQSDMLAAVSAHQLEVELACGALVALPVALANTERAIGLTVRAGCLHSPAAQALIGCLREVCGQGRDAPDPAGERRLKPI
- the galB gene encoding 4-oxalmesaconate hydratase, coding for MTENTANKTALVVSAHSADFVWRAGGAIALHHAQGYQVHVVCLSFGERGESAKLWRKGEMSEEKVKASRREEAQAAAEILGASIEFFDLGDYPLRADKETLFRLADVYRRVQPHFVLSHSLHDPYNYDHPLATHLAQEARIIAQAEGYRPGEKIIGAPPLYCFEPHQPEQCNWKPDVLLDITRVWDKKYQAIQCMAGQEHLWQYYTRVAQQRGVQAKRNVGITSQRDISYGEGYQSIFPRVTEDLA